From the Corticium candelabrum chromosome 2, ooCorCand1.1, whole genome shotgun sequence genome, one window contains:
- the LOC134176424 gene encoding uncharacterized protein K02A2.6-like, whose amino-acid sequence MATSGIHPPPPFLPHPGEPAVPWKHWLSAFDTYVAAAAIKDEADNKPRLRALLTHCLGLEGQRILSTETETESYVQLRDVCATLFGPRLNSMVERFKFRQKKQHQGESVKQYVFALRQLAATCKFGPLHDEMIRDQLIEKTVCGKVRDRLLEEDEDLTLDKAIVLASRMEEAARDSAAIATVSGSVMDAVPGGLTNTALGQLAQESRGIRQVQTRPGKSGWSSRGDGKCGNCGFSVHKGSTCPASTQTCRKCGRIGHYARCCRSKKQSQIQEVDCGNEQGVELETVRINVVGGQSSTLEYRQCVCELAGVSLSLVIDLGAKVLSKRSYDRWFSWSKLEPANRKLVGYAGSPIKVLGKAKLPVRYRRCQLAEFPFYITDKGTDILGLDLFDALGFQICWDPEELGSHSVQAVDLLNDGVTKGGWSRRWPRVFSGLGKANHFVHCPLVNTTVPPIMQPLRRLPLALRERVAEELDRWESLDIIEKVDSSPWISNLVVVWKKSWAIRLCVDLRRANQAIIPGKHPLPTMEDIAAEFYGSTVFSKLDLNQGYLQIPLAEESRFITAFVTHKGTYQFKRMPFGLASAPSAFQKVMVTVVAGIPGVAVYMDDIVVHGPDRPSHNKRLNDVFQRLQHHNLTLNVDKCTFAVKEISFVGHSISASGIRPLTSNIEAVERLKEPTSVTELNSFLGMTNYYLRFVQGYADISSPLRCLLRKDAHWEWSTECQTAFDKLKQLVTSAPVLAHFSSTADTFVSCDASGVAIGAVLSQIQDGQERPVAYASRALSPAEQKYAVGEREALACVWACEKWHVFLFGRPFVLRTDHQALVSLLSASGTGQRPLRLHRWTERLYKYTFRVEYRPGHSNQVADLLSRSPAPAENSAWDSDDVEECILLLSTWSPGVPLDEMERESGADAEIQTVLRCIREGWHDVKGEFRPFWNVRHELAPVGGKSSCLMRGNRIVVPRLLQKRVLQLAHEGHLGVVRMKQRCREFAWWPGIDRQIEQMRYRGNDFR is encoded by the exons atggcgacTTCAGGCATTCACCCGCCTCCTCCTTTCCTTCCACACCCGGGGGAACCGGCGGTGCCATGGAAGCATTGGTTGTCCGCTTTTGACACCTACGTGGCAGCCGCGGCAATCAAAGACGAAGCAGACAACAAGCCTCGACTACGCGCCCTTTTGACTCATTGCTTAGGACTGGAAGGGCAGCGGATACTTTCGACGGAGACAGAGACGGAATCATACGTTCAGTTACGTGATGTGTGTGCGACGTTGTTCGGACCGAGACTCAATTCTATGGTCGAGAGATTCAAATTCCGACAAAAAAAGCAACATCAAGGAGAGTCCGTGAAGCAATatgtgtttgctctgagacaGCTAGCAGCCACTTGCAAGTTTGGACCGTTGCATGACGAAATGATTAGGGATCAACTTATAGAAAAGACGGTTTGTGGTAAAGTGAGAGACCGCTTGTTGGAAGAAGATGAAGATCTTACTCTAGACAAAGCAATTGTACTGGCATCACGGATGGAAGAGGCGGCTAGGGATTCAGCAGCTATTGCGACAGTGTCAGGTAGCGTAATGGATGCAGTGCCAGGAGGTTTAACTAATACAGCTTTGGGTCAATTGGCACAGGAGTCACGTGGGATTCGTCAAGTACAGACACGGCCAGGTAAAAGCGGCTGGAGTAGCAGAGGAGACGGCAAATGTGGTAACTGTGGGTTCTCGGTTCACAAGGGTTCAACATGCCCAGCATCAACACAGACCTGTAGAAAATGTGGGAGAATAGGACACTACGCACGTTGCTGTAGGTCAAAGAAACAGTCACAGATCCAGGAAGTTGATTGTGGCAATGAGCAAGGGGTAGAGTTGGAGACCGTTCGAATCAATGTTGTTGGTGGTCAGTCCAGTACACTCGAGTATCGCCAATGCGTTTGCGAGTTAGCTGGTGTCAGTTTGTCACTTGTTATTGACTTGGGGGCGAAGGTGCTGTCAAAAAGGTCATATGATCGATGGTTTTCTTGGAGTAAGCTGGAACCAGCAAATCGAAAGCTAGTTGGTTATGCAGGATCGCCAATAAAGGTGTTGGGAAAGGCAAAGCTACCAGTCCGATACCGGAGATGTCAATTAGCAGAGTTTCCATTCTATATTACAGACAAGGGGACAGACATACTAGGTCTCGACTTGTTTGATGCCCTGggatttcaaatttgttggGATCCAGAAGAACTAGGCAGTCATAGTGTACAAGCGGTTGACTTGCTCAACGATGGAGTTACTAAGGGAGGTTGGAGTCGGAGATGGCCTAGGGTGTTCAGTGGATTGGGGAAAGCCAATCACTTTGTTCATTGCCCGTTAGTGAACACCACCGTACCACCGATTATGCAGCCACTTAGGAGATTGCCACTGGCTCTACGAGAGAGGGTGGCAGAGGAGTTGGATCGTTGGGAGAGTTTGGATATCATTGAAAAAGTGGATTCATCCCCATGGATCTCAAATTTAGTAGTTGTATGGAAGAAATCATGGGCAATTAGACTCTGCGTAGACCTTCGAAGAGCCAATCAGGCAATCATACCTGGCAAGCATCCACTTCCAACAATGGAAGACATAGCAGCAGAGTTTTATGGATCTACAGTATTTTCGAAGCTGGACTTAAACCAGGGGTACTTGCAAATACCTTTGGCAGAGGAAAGTCGCTTTATTACAGCATTTGTAACACATAAGGGGACTTACCAGTTCAAGAGAATGCCATTCGGTTTGGCATCCGCCCCAAGTGCCTTCCAGAAAGTCATGGTTACGGTCGTAGCCGGAATACCAGGAGTTGCTGTCTACATGGACGATATTGTCGTTCATGGGCCAGATCGACCAAGTCACAATAAGAGACTGAATGATGTGTTTCAACGActacaacatcacaatttgaCACTAAATGTGGACAAGTGCACTTTTGCAGTTAAGGAAATATCATTTGTGGGACACAGTATTTCGGCGAGTGGTATTCGTCCTCTAACATCTAACATAGAAGCAGTTGAAAGACTGAAAGAACCGACATCAGTGACAGAACTAAATTCATTCCTCGGTATGACAAATTACTACCTCCGGTTCGTGCAGGGCTATGCTGATATCTCTTCTCCTTTGCGGTGCTTATTACGGAAGGATGCCCATTGGGAATGGTCCACTGAATGTCAAACGGCATTTGACAAATTGAAACAGCTTGTCACATCAGCACCAGTTCTTGCCCACTTTTCATCCACAGCGGACACCTTTGTGTCGTGTGACGCTTCTGGAGTAGCTATTGGGGCAGTATTGTCTCAAATACAAGATGGACAGGAACGTCCTGTGGCATATGCGTCCCGTGCGTTGTCACCAGCAGAGCAGAAATATGCTGTGGGAGAACGGGAGGCATTGGcctgtgtgtgggcgtgtgagAAGTGgcatgtatttttgtttggaCGACCGTTTGTACTTCGTACCGATCACCAAGCCTTGGTATCACTGCTATCTGCGTCAGGAACAGGTCAAAGGCCATTGCGATTACACCGGTGGACAGAACGGCTGTACAAGTATACATTCCGCGTGGAATATCGACCTGGTCATTCCAATCAAGTTGCTGATCTACTGTCGAGGTCACCAGCTCCAGCTGAGAATTCAGCATGGGACTCTGATGATGTGGAAGAATGTATATTATTGTTGAGCACATGGAGCCCGGGGGTACCCTTGGATGAAATGGAAAGGGAGTCAGGTGCAGATGCAGAAATCCAAACGGTTTTAAGGTGCATCCGGGAAGGATGGCACGATGTCAAAGGAGAGTTCCGTCCTTTTTGGAATGTTCGACACGAGTTGGCACCTGTGGGTGGAAAGTCGAGTTGTCTGATGAGAGGGAATCGAATAGTCGTACCAAGGTTGCTGCAGAAACGGGTGCTACAGCTAGCTCATGAGGGTCACTTGGGGGTTGTTCGTATGAAACAGAGATGCCGAGAGTTTGCCTGGTGGCCTGGGATTGACCGCCAAATTGAGCAAATG CGGTACCGTGGCAACGACTTCAGGTAG